One segment of Manihot esculenta cultivar AM560-2 chromosome 4, M.esculenta_v8, whole genome shotgun sequence DNA contains the following:
- the LOC110613001 gene encoding probable inactive purple acid phosphatase 27 isoform X1 has protein sequence MEPPSSSSWVPKLFFIAIVFFFPYASSSSLHPLVVNSTVEHRNYTGISSFRVVNRRALLDCPWKNPYLQVTVKSSGNYTLSNEEFVSVTVSGVLHPSSDHWVAMISPSNSDVGACPLNEAGYLQTGDLSNLPLLCHYPVKAAFMSNDPDYLSCKKKECKKHHKKKCAVTTCTATLKFHIINIRTHIEFVLFAGGFDDPCVLARSTPLKFSNPNTPLYAHISTTDSTATSMRVTWVSGSNEPQYVQYGNGKTLTSIVTTFSQEDMCSSVVPSPAKDFGWHDPGYIHSAVMTGLNPSSKFSYRYGSDSVGWSDQIQFKTPPAAGSNELRFLAFGDMGKAPRDASTEHYIQPGSISVVDSMIEEVKSGNVDSIFHIGDISYATGFLVEWDFFLHLISPLASKVPYMTAIGNHERDYIGTGVVYGTPDSGGECGVAYETYFPMPTPAKDKPWYSIEQGSVHFTVISTEHDWAPNSEQYQWMRKDMASVDRKKTPWLIFTGHRPMYSSDLLSVDPTFVAFVEPLLQQYKVDLVFFGHVHNYERSCSVYRAKCLAMPTKDTNGVETYDHNNYKAPVHAIIGMAGFTLDNFSEIVPSWSLKRVSKFGYGRVHATQEELKFELVNSNTRQAEDSFRIIKKAK, from the exons ATGGAACCTCCCTCCTCTTCTTCCTGGGTTCCAAAGCTTTTCTTCATTGCTATTGTATTTTTCTTTCCTTacgcttcttcttcttcattgcaTCCGTTGGTGGTTAACTCCACGGTTGAGCACCGTAACTACACGGGCATATCAAGTTTCCGGGTGGTGAATAGAAGAGCTTTGCTAGATTGTCCTTGGAAGAATCCTTATCTCCAAGTAACTGTAAAATCATCAGGAAATTATACCCTCTCCAATGAAGAATTTGTTAGTGTAACTGTTAGCGGAGTTTTGCATCCTTCCAGTGATCATTGGGTTGCCATGATTTCACCTTCTAACTCCGA CGTAGGAGCTTGTCCTCTCAATGAAGCTGGATATTTACAAACTGGTGATCTTAGTAATCTCCCACTTCTCTGCCATTATCCTGTTAAG GCAGCGTTTATGAGCAATGATCCAGACTACCTAAGCTGCAAGAAAAAGGAATGCAAGAAACACCACAAGAAGAAATGTGCGGTAACCACATGCACTGCTACATTAAAGTTTCATATCATCAATATCAGAACCCACATTGAATTTGTGTTGTTCGCTGGTGGTTTCGACGACCCTTGCGTTTTAGCTAGGTCCACTCCTTTGAAATTTTCTAATCCAAACACTCCACTCTATGCTCATATTTCAACCACAGATTCAACAGCAACTTCG ATGAGAGTAACATGGGTTAGTGGGAGCAACGAACCACAATATGTGCAGTATGGAAATGGTAAAACACTGACTTCAATAGTTACAACATTTTCACAAGAAGATATGTGCA GTTCTGTGGTTCCAAGTCCAGCCAAGGATTTTGGATGGCATGACCCTGGCTATATTCATTCAGCAGTCATGACTGGCCTAAACCCTTCAAGCAAATTCTCCTACAGATATGGAAG TGATTCAGTTGGCTGGAGTGATCAAATTCAGTTCAAGACTCCACCGGCTGCAGGCTCAAATGAACTTCGGTTTCTTGCATTTGGTGATATGGGAAAGGCTCCTCGCGATGCTTCTACCGAGCACTACATTCAA CCAGGATCCATCTCAGTGGTTGATTCTATGATTGAAGAAGTAAAATCTGGGAATGTGGACTCCATCTTCCACATTGGAGATATAAGCTATGCAACAGGATTTTTGGTGGAATGGGATTTCTTCCTGCACCTTATAAGCCCACTGGCATCTAAAGTGCCTTACATGACTGCAATAGGAAATCATGAGAG GGATTACATAGGAACAGGCGTAGTATATGGAACTCCTGACTCAGGTGGAGAATGTGGAGTTGCTTATGAGACATACTTTCCAATGCCAACTCCGGCAAAGGATAAGCCTTGGTACTCCATAGAACAAGGAAGTGTTCACTTCACAGTCATCTCAACTGAGCACGATTGGGCACCAAATTCTGAGCAG TATCAATGGATGAGGAAGGACATGGCTTCAGTTGATCGAAAGAAAACGCCTTGGTTAATCTTTACAGG GCACAGACCCATGTACTCATCTGATTTGTTAAGCGTCGATCCAACATTTGTTGCTTTTGTAGAGCCATTATTGCAGCAGTACAAG GTTGATCTGGTGTTCTTTGGCCATGTTCACAATTACGAGAGAAGCTGTTCTGTTTATAGAGCTAAATGCTTGGCCATGCCTACCAAAGATACAAATGGGGTCGAGACATATGATCACAACAATTACAAAGCACCAGTGCATGCAATTATTGGCATGGCTGGCTTCACTTTGGACAACTTCTCAGAAATT GTTCCGAGTTGGAGTTTGAAAAGGGTATCTAAATTTGGTTATGGAAGAGTGCACGCAACACAAGAAGAGCTAAAATTTGAG CTTGTGAATTCAAATACGAGACAAGCTGAAGACAGCTTCCGGATCATCAAAAAAGCTAAATAG
- the LOC110613001 gene encoding nucleotide pyrophosphatase/phosphodiesterase isoform X2: MEPPSSSSWVPKLFFIAIVFFFPYASSSSLHPLVVNSTVEHRNYTGISSFRVVNRRALLDCPWKNPYLQVTVKSSGNYTLSNEEFVSVTVSGVLHPSSDHWVAMISPSNSDVGACPLNEAGYLQTGDLSNLPLLCHYPVKAAFMSNDPDYLSCKKKECKKHHKKKSRSTPLKFSNPNTPLYAHISTTDSTATSMRVTWVSGSNEPQYVQYGNGKTLTSIVTTFSQEDMCSSVVPSPAKDFGWHDPGYIHSAVMTGLNPSSKFSYRYGSDSVGWSDQIQFKTPPAAGSNELRFLAFGDMGKAPRDASTEHYIQPGSISVVDSMIEEVKSGNVDSIFHIGDISYATGFLVEWDFFLHLISPLASKVPYMTAIGNHERDYIGTGVVYGTPDSGGECGVAYETYFPMPTPAKDKPWYSIEQGSVHFTVISTEHDWAPNSEQYQWMRKDMASVDRKKTPWLIFTGHRPMYSSDLLSVDPTFVAFVEPLLQQYKVDLVFFGHVHNYERSCSVYRAKCLAMPTKDTNGVETYDHNNYKAPVHAIIGMAGFTLDNFSEIVPSWSLKRVSKFGYGRVHATQEELKFELVNSNTRQAEDSFRIIKKAK, encoded by the exons ATGGAACCTCCCTCCTCTTCTTCCTGGGTTCCAAAGCTTTTCTTCATTGCTATTGTATTTTTCTTTCCTTacgcttcttcttcttcattgcaTCCGTTGGTGGTTAACTCCACGGTTGAGCACCGTAACTACACGGGCATATCAAGTTTCCGGGTGGTGAATAGAAGAGCTTTGCTAGATTGTCCTTGGAAGAATCCTTATCTCCAAGTAACTGTAAAATCATCAGGAAATTATACCCTCTCCAATGAAGAATTTGTTAGTGTAACTGTTAGCGGAGTTTTGCATCCTTCCAGTGATCATTGGGTTGCCATGATTTCACCTTCTAACTCCGA CGTAGGAGCTTGTCCTCTCAATGAAGCTGGATATTTACAAACTGGTGATCTTAGTAATCTCCCACTTCTCTGCCATTATCCTGTTAAG GCAGCGTTTATGAGCAATGATCCAGACTACCTAAGCTGCAAGAAAAAGGAATGCAAGAAACACCACAAGAAGAAAT CTAGGTCCACTCCTTTGAAATTTTCTAATCCAAACACTCCACTCTATGCTCATATTTCAACCACAGATTCAACAGCAACTTCG ATGAGAGTAACATGGGTTAGTGGGAGCAACGAACCACAATATGTGCAGTATGGAAATGGTAAAACACTGACTTCAATAGTTACAACATTTTCACAAGAAGATATGTGCA GTTCTGTGGTTCCAAGTCCAGCCAAGGATTTTGGATGGCATGACCCTGGCTATATTCATTCAGCAGTCATGACTGGCCTAAACCCTTCAAGCAAATTCTCCTACAGATATGGAAG TGATTCAGTTGGCTGGAGTGATCAAATTCAGTTCAAGACTCCACCGGCTGCAGGCTCAAATGAACTTCGGTTTCTTGCATTTGGTGATATGGGAAAGGCTCCTCGCGATGCTTCTACCGAGCACTACATTCAA CCAGGATCCATCTCAGTGGTTGATTCTATGATTGAAGAAGTAAAATCTGGGAATGTGGACTCCATCTTCCACATTGGAGATATAAGCTATGCAACAGGATTTTTGGTGGAATGGGATTTCTTCCTGCACCTTATAAGCCCACTGGCATCTAAAGTGCCTTACATGACTGCAATAGGAAATCATGAGAG GGATTACATAGGAACAGGCGTAGTATATGGAACTCCTGACTCAGGTGGAGAATGTGGAGTTGCTTATGAGACATACTTTCCAATGCCAACTCCGGCAAAGGATAAGCCTTGGTACTCCATAGAACAAGGAAGTGTTCACTTCACAGTCATCTCAACTGAGCACGATTGGGCACCAAATTCTGAGCAG TATCAATGGATGAGGAAGGACATGGCTTCAGTTGATCGAAAGAAAACGCCTTGGTTAATCTTTACAGG GCACAGACCCATGTACTCATCTGATTTGTTAAGCGTCGATCCAACATTTGTTGCTTTTGTAGAGCCATTATTGCAGCAGTACAAG GTTGATCTGGTGTTCTTTGGCCATGTTCACAATTACGAGAGAAGCTGTTCTGTTTATAGAGCTAAATGCTTGGCCATGCCTACCAAAGATACAAATGGGGTCGAGACATATGATCACAACAATTACAAAGCACCAGTGCATGCAATTATTGGCATGGCTGGCTTCACTTTGGACAACTTCTCAGAAATT GTTCCGAGTTGGAGTTTGAAAAGGGTATCTAAATTTGGTTATGGAAGAGTGCACGCAACACAAGAAGAGCTAAAATTTGAG CTTGTGAATTCAAATACGAGACAAGCTGAAGACAGCTTCCGGATCATCAAAAAAGCTAAATAG